Within the Arthrobacter sp. UKPF54-2 genome, the region GATCTTCCAGCGCGACCTGGGAACGTCGATCCTCTTCTTCGGCCTGTTCCTGGTGATGATCTACGTTGCCACCAGCCGGATCAGCTGGGTCATCATCGGCGTCGTGCTGATGGCGGCCGGCGGCTTCGTCGCCTCCAAGGTCTTCTCCCACGTGGCATTGAGGATCGACGGCTGGGTGAACGCCTTTACCCCCGAGGTCTACGATCGGGAGTTCGGCGGCAGCCGGCAGATCGTCGAGGGCCTGTTCGGCATGGCCAACGGCGGCCTCGTGGGTACCGGCCTCGGCCAGGGCCGCCCCAACCTCGTCCCCTTCGCGAACAGCGACATGATCGTGGCCTCATTCGGCGAGGAACTGGGCCTGATCGGCGTCTTCGCCATCGTGCTGATGTACCTGCTGCTCTTCACCCGCGGCTTCCGGGCCGCGCTCGGCACCCGGGACGCCTTCGGCAAACTGCTCGCCACCGGGCTGTCCTTCGCGATCGCCCTGCAGTGCTTTGTGGTGATCGGCGGCGTCACCCGCCTGATCCCGCTGACCGGCCTGACCACGCCCTTCCTGGCCGCCGGCGGGTCCTCCCTGCTGGCGAACTGGATCATCGTCGGACTGCTGCTGATGATCTCGCACACCGCCCGCGGCCCGGTGGACACCACACCGCTCCCGCCCGGCCAGGACTCTGACGCGAAGAAGGACACCCCGTCCCTGCCGCCGAAGCCCGCGACGGCGCCTGCCCCCAGTGCCCGAACCAGTCCAGACGCTCCCACCGAGGCGGTGAAACACCTGTGAACCAGGCCATTCGCAACTCCTGGATCGCCGCGATCGCGATGTTCGCGCTGATCTTCGGCGCGCTCAGCTATGTCCAGGTGGTCGGAGCCGACGAGCTCAAGGCCAACGCCTGGAACAAGCGCACCTTGCTGCAGAATTACTGCAACGACCGCGGCGCGATCATCGTTGGCGGCACCCCCGTCGCGCAGTCCGCTCCAGGCAGCGAAAGCTGTGCTTTCCAGCGCCGCTACACCCAGCCGGAGCTGTACGCCGGGATCACCGGCTACTTTTCCAAGAACTACGGCCTGACCGGCATGGAACTGGCCATGAACGAACAGCTCTCCGGCAGCTCCGACCAGCTGTTCCTGGACCGGGTGGGCCAGCTGTTCCTCGGCAACCAGCCCAAGGGCGCCTCGGTCGAGCTCACGCTGGATCCAAAGATCCAGAAGCTCGCCTACGACCTGATTCCGGAGGGCCAGCGCGGGTCGATCGTGGTGACCAACCCAAAGACCGGCGCCATCCTGGCCATGGTTTCCAAGCCCTCGTATGACCCCAACCTGGTTGCCACCCAGGACGCCGACGCCGAGGCGGCCAACATCACCGCCCTGAACAAGATCCCCGGCATCAACCTCAACCAGTCCGTCAGCGGCCCCACCGGCGCGCTCCTGGCCCCCGGGTCCGTCTTCAAGATCATCGACACGGCCGCGGCGCTGAGCTCGGGCAAGTACAACAAGGACAGCGTGCTGCCCAACCCGGCCGAGATGCCGTTCCCCGGCATCCAGTACAAGCTGCCGAACTACGCTGGCGGCAACTGCTACACCCGGGACACGGCCACCTTCGCCTTCGCCCTGCAGCAGTCCTGCAACACGCCGTTCGCCCGGATCGCCCTCGACCTCGGGCAAAAGGCGATCGCGGACCAGGCCGCCAAGTTCGGATTCGGGCAGGACTTCGGCGACCGGCTCAAGCTGGAATCTGCCAAGAGCACCTTCCCGAGCGAGCCGCTGGATGAGGCCAGCCTCGCGCAGTCGGCAATCGGCCAGCGCGACGTGCGTGCCACACCGCTGCAGATCAACCTGATGACGTCCGCGATTGCCAACGGCGGTGTCCAGATGAAGCCCAGCCTGGTCAAGACCCTGCGCGCTCCAGACCTGCGGATCATCGACGAACCCAAGCCTGAGACGCTCCGGACCTCCACTACCCCGGAGATCTCCCGGCAGATCACCGAGTGGATGACCAGCGTCGTCAGCGAGGGCATCGGCCGCGGCGCCGCAGTGCCCGGCGTCCAGGTGGCCGGCAAGACCGGCACCGCCGAGCTCGGCACCGGCCTGAACAACTCATGGTTTACCGGGTTCGCCCCGGCCAACGACCCGCAGGTGGCTGTCACGATTGTTATGCAAGGCGTGGACATCACCACCGGCGCACAGCTAACCAGTCCGAACGCAAAGAAGATTTTTGAGGCGGTGTTGAATAAGTGAGGCCTACATCGGGAATCACCCTCGGCGGCAGATTCCAGCTGACCACACGCATTGCGATCGGCGGTATGGGTGAAGTCTGGAAGGCCAAGGACCTGATCCTTGGCCGGATCGTCGCGATCAAGGTCCTCAAGGAGGAGTACACCGGTGACCCCGGCTTCCTCCAGCGCTTCCGGGCCGAAGCGCGGCACACCGCCCTGCTCAACCATGTCGGCATCGCCAACGTCTTCGATTACGGCGAGGAGGAGGGTTCCGCCTACCTCGTGATGGAGCTCGTCCCGGGCCAGCCGCTGAGCAGCATCATCGAGCATGAGCAGGTGCTCTCACCGGACCGCACCCTGTCGATGATCTCCCAGACGGCTCGGGCCTTGTCCGTCGCACACGCCCAGGGCCTGGTGCACCGCGACATCAAGCCCGGCAACCTGCTGATCACCCCGGACGGGCGGGTCAAGGTCACCGACTTCGGCATCGCGCGGCTCGCGGACCAGGTGCCGCTGACCCAGACCGGCCAGGTCATGGGCACCGCCCAGTACCTCGCCCCGGAGCAGGCCACCGGGCAGACCGCTACGGGCGCCTCCGACATCTACTCCCTCGGCGTCATCGGCTATGAGTGCCTCACCGGGCACCGCCCGTTCTCCGGCGAATCACAGATTGCGATCGCGCTGGCCCAGGTCAACGACGCGCCGCCGCCGCTGCCGGACACGCTGCCCCGGCCGGTCCGTGCCCTGCTGATGTCGATGCTGGCCAAGGACCCGAAGAACCGGCCGGCGGACGCGATCAAACTGGCCGAAGCGGCCGATGCCATCCGCAACGGCGACATTGCGGCCGCGCACGCGGCCGTGCCGGGCATGCTGCTCTTCGAAGCGGCCACCGGTCCCATCACGGCGCCGGTGAACGTCCCCACCGCCGCCACGGGTGTCATTGCCGCCAGCGCGGCAGAGGACAAGTCGACGTCGGCGCTTCCGGTGGTCGGTGCAGCCGGCGCCGGCGCAGCGGCCGG harbors:
- a CDS encoding FtsW/RodA/SpoVE family cell cycle protein translates to MTPIDPTPRPRRNAELLLLILALAVGIGANALVGVDRQKAFDTDFWFQSGLLTAAALAFHVVLRLRAKYADPVILPLVVALNGLGLAMIHRLDRVNEDTGNNQLRWTLVAMAVAIAVIFFLKDHRLLRRFTYISLAVSAVLLILPLVPGISAGEVLGASVWIKLGSMTFQPGEIAKITLAIFFAGYLSSNRDLILLAGRKIGPVQFPRFKDMGPMITAWLVSIGVLIFQRDLGTSILFFGLFLVMIYVATSRISWVIIGVVLMAAGGFVASKVFSHVALRIDGWVNAFTPEVYDREFGGSRQIVEGLFGMANGGLVGTGLGQGRPNLVPFANSDMIVASFGEELGLIGVFAIVLMYLLLFTRGFRAALGTRDAFGKLLATGLSFAIALQCFVVIGGVTRLIPLTGLTTPFLAAGGSSLLANWIIVGLLLMISHTARGPVDTTPLPPGQDSDAKKDTPSLPPKPATAPAPSARTSPDAPTEAVKHL
- a CDS encoding penicillin-binding protein 2, translated to MNQAIRNSWIAAIAMFALIFGALSYVQVVGADELKANAWNKRTLLQNYCNDRGAIIVGGTPVAQSAPGSESCAFQRRYTQPELYAGITGYFSKNYGLTGMELAMNEQLSGSSDQLFLDRVGQLFLGNQPKGASVELTLDPKIQKLAYDLIPEGQRGSIVVTNPKTGAILAMVSKPSYDPNLVATQDADAEAANITALNKIPGINLNQSVSGPTGALLAPGSVFKIIDTAAALSSGKYNKDSVLPNPAEMPFPGIQYKLPNYAGGNCYTRDTATFAFALQQSCNTPFARIALDLGQKAIADQAAKFGFGQDFGDRLKLESAKSTFPSEPLDEASLAQSAIGQRDVRATPLQINLMTSAIANGGVQMKPSLVKTLRAPDLRIIDEPKPETLRTSTTPEISRQITEWMTSVVSEGIGRGAAVPGVQVAGKTGTAELGTGLNNSWFTGFAPANDPQVAVTIVMQGVDITTGAQLTSPNAKKIFEAVLNK
- a CDS encoding protein kinase domain-containing protein, which encodes MRPTSGITLGGRFQLTTRIAIGGMGEVWKAKDLILGRIVAIKVLKEEYTGDPGFLQRFRAEARHTALLNHVGIANVFDYGEEEGSAYLVMELVPGQPLSSIIEHEQVLSPDRTLSMISQTARALSVAHAQGLVHRDIKPGNLLITPDGRVKVTDFGIARLADQVPLTQTGQVMGTAQYLAPEQATGQTATGASDIYSLGVIGYECLTGHRPFSGESQIAIALAQVNDAPPPLPDTLPRPVRALLMSMLAKDPKNRPADAIKLAEAADAIRNGDIAAAHAAVPGMLLFEAATGPITAPVNVPTAATGVIAASAAEDKSTSALPVVGAAGAGAAAGLAAGAAAASGYGARNALSRADALAAERNWAQEEEEDYDGYEPEEEPRRRGRSPWTWPLIALILLVLFALMGIVLSQAGILFPTSSPAATSSKATTTSAAPTSKSPSPTSSSATPTQSTPAAINLFPDAYKGRPYNDVRTELNSMGLQVKGAPVFDPAAPNTVLDIDPSGPVQRGDVITVSYSKGPEMVTVPSLEQGATEAAVQRAIESAGLRWQKGDPVDGKKNQQEGTFVSSEPASGKQVAAGSVVIYHLAAAPASPSPSVSATK